One genomic region from Heterodontus francisci isolate sHetFra1 chromosome 39, sHetFra1.hap1, whole genome shotgun sequence encodes:
- the LOC137352920 gene encoding nectin-1-like has translation MTLLVWISSACIALLSVTASNSITVNESLTALVGREVMLPCQIPKHTKFVQLSWIKAAEKKALVVYNPWYGMQFSNEEYSRRIVFRNHSLQDGSIVIKSLEIQDGGYYSCQLALFPQGSQIKRISLTILAIPSNRATPVPAKAGVSELPVANCTSTNGKPAANITWISNLPGNYTSVQTKNDNGTITVTSQYKMAPSSSANGQKVACAISHSALNSTENLMVELLILYPPEVTITGYDGNWSENTRDVSLECVANANPPATNYSWQGLPERLQTENAKIYIKKVSSLMNGNWTCEATNSVGTGKSEVEIIFLEASNADENLSKIHIIIVVAVIVCVVSVPTLTLTWRKRRIQEAVVYHNVNSSQTLEEQRIVYASLDFNVPAKHFAAQREEERTVYADVKYSQS, from the exons TGACGGCCAGTAACAGCATCACGGTTAATGAATCCCTCACTGCTCTTGTTGGGCGTGAAGTGATGCTTCCCTGCCAGATACCAAAGCACACAAAATTCGTGCAGCTTTCCTGGATAAAGGCGGCTGAGAAGAAAGCCTTGGTGGTATATAACCCTTGGTATGGGATGCAATTCTCAAATGAAGAGTACTCCAGACGGATAGTTTTCAGAAACCATTCTCTGCAGGACGGATCAATCGTTATAAAGTCTTTGGAAATACAGGATGGGGGTTATTACTCATGCCAGCTGGCATTGTTTCCGCAGGGAAGCCAAATTAAAAGAATAAGTTTAACTATTCTGG CTATTCCCTCAAACAGAGCGACCCCGGTTCCCGCCAAAGCTGGCGTTTCCGAGCTGCCAGTGGCCAATTGCACCTCGACCAATGGGAAACCAGCAGCCAACATCACGTGGATTTCTAATCTGCCTGGCAACTATACGTCAGTCCAGACTAAAAACGACAATGGGACGATCACGGTTACCAGCCAGTACAAAATGGCACCGAGTAGCTCCGCAAATGGTCAAAAGGTGGCGTGTGCTATATCCCATTCGGCATTAAACAGCACAGAGAATCTCATGGTAGAATTATTAATCCTCT ATCCACCGGAAGTGACCATAACAGGGTATGATGGGAATTGGAGTGAAAATACAAGGGATGTTTCCCTCGAATGTGTCGCCAATGCCAATCCCCCAGCAACAAATTACTCTTGGCAAGG ATTACCAGAAAGACTACAGACTGAAAATGCTAAAATATACATCAAGAAAGTGAGCAGTCTTATGAATGGAAACTGGACCTGCGAAGCGACCAATTCCGTTGGGACAGGGAAGAGTGAAGTGGAGATAATATTCCTAGAAGCCAGCAATGCAG ATGAAAATTTAAGCAAGATCCACATCATCATAGTAGTCGCTGTTATTGTGTGTGTTGTAAGTGTGCCGACCCTGACGTTAACGTGGAGGAAGAGACGAATTCAAG AAGCAGTTGTTTACCATAACGTCAATAGCTCCCAAACTCTG GAAGAACAGAGGATTGTTTATGCGTCGCTGGATTTCAATGTACCGGCGAAGCATTTTGCTGCCCAAAGGGAAGAGGAGAGAACGGTGTACGCAGATGTCAAATACAGCCAGAGTTAA